The Pseudomonas sp. MPC6 nucleotide sequence ATCCGGTAATGATGAGAAATTACCTGCCGGCCCAATGATCGCGCCAAGCCCTGGCCCGACGTTACACACTGCGGTAGCTGCGCCGCTCAATGCTGTTGTCCAATCAAGTCCAATGAGCGCCAAGCCCAACGCGATGGCGGCAATTGTGATGGTGAAGAAAAACGAGAAGGTCAACAGCGAGCGCAAGATCTCCTCGTCGATGGGATGACCGTTGTACTTCTTCTGAATCACGGCTCGAGGATGGATCAACTGCTTCAAACTACTGACCAACAGGGCGCCAGCAACCTGAAATCGGAAGATTTTAAGCCCGCCTGCAGTTGAGCCTGAACATCCTCCGACAAAGGTCAGATAGAAAAAGAGCAAGACAGCGAAGCTGCCCCATAACGTGTAGTCGCCAACCGCAACTCCGGTGGTCGTGACGATCGAGGTCACATTGACTGCCACGATACGAAACGCATCCCACCATCCGTAATCGCTGTGAAAACACAGCCAGGTTCCCACGGCCAGCGATGTAACGAGCAAGAATCCAATGAATCCGCGTACCTGGTGGTCCTTGATCAGCGCACGCCGATTGCCCCGCAATGAGGCGACGTACAAGGTGAATGGCAGGCTACCCAGAATCATGATAACCACTGCCACCCAGTGAATCGCTGGTTGCGTCCAATGCCCCAGTGAGGCATCCGACGTTGAGAACCCCCCGGTAGAGATCAACGACATGGCGTGGTTGACCGCTTCAAATGGCGTCATCCCGGCGAGCCAGAGTGCCAGGGCGCCGATGCCAGTAAGCCCCAGATAGAGCACAAGAATGTACTTGGCTGCCACATGGGAACGCGGTGTCACTTTCTCCGACCAATCTGAGGACTCTGTCTGGAACAGACGCATGCCGCCCACTCGCAACAGTGGAAGGATCGCCACAGCCATGCCGATAAAACCGATACCGCCCAACCAATGCAGCATCGAGCGCCATATCAACAAGCCGGGAGATGCGCTATCCAGACCGGTGAGTACAGTCGAACCAGTGGTTGTGATCCCAGACATCGTTTCAAAGAATGCGTCGGTGTAGCCGATATGGCTGATAAACACCATTGGCAACGCTGCGAATATGCACACAACCACCCAGCTTGCGGTCGTCAGCAGGTACATATCCCTGGGACGAAGCTGACCAGTATCCGGGCGCCCCCGCACGATCATCAGGAGGCCACAGACGAAGGAAATCAAACTCGACCAGAGAAATGCCGACAGATCGTCGCTACGCCCATAGACCACCAGTGTGATCATGGGAATGGCCATGCATACGGCCAGCGTGATCAGAAAAATACCTAAGATGAAGCCGACAAGCCGAATTGCTGAGAAGGACATAACAGGTGCGTTCCAAATTACCACCGCGCAGTATCGGATGCCCAACCTGAAAGTCCCGTAAATTTTGCGTAAAACTTTTACGAGCAACACCAGCCTTGCCTACTTCGAAATTCATGAAGAGAACCGGGCTGAAGAAGACACCGAGTACAACAACAACCTCCCGCCCAACGCGCTCGTGGATTGGGCCTACGTCGGCATCAAGGCAAAAACCAAAGGCTATGAAGCCGAGATCTCCGGCGAACTGGCACCGGGCTGGCAAGTTCAAGCGGGCTACACCCACAAGGTCATTCGTGATGACAGCGGCAAAAGTTTTCCCAGGACCCGTACTGGCTGGTCGACCTGATGGCGCGTTACCAGGTGAGCAAAAACCTCTCCGCCTCGGTGAACGTCAACAACGTGCTCGACAAGAAGTACTTCACCAATATCGGGTTCTAGAGATCGTCGTACTACGGGAATCCGCGGAACGTGATGGTGTCGACACGCTGGGATTTCTGACGTCCTGCCCTCCTCTGCAAATAGCGTCCGATCAATTGCTCAGGACACTGGACCGTGGTCTTGGGCTCCGGACCGCTACTCAGTAGCTGCAAGATTTGCATGACTTCGCCATACATGCCCGATAGTAGTTCTGAGCTTCTACCGCGATGGACTTGTCGGTGATACTACGGTCCCTGCGCACCTTGGCAGCGGTAGGATACTTCTGGTTGGTCTCGGCATTGCAATCGCCCACCACTTTTCTGTCTTCCGGCGTCAACTCATCAAGTGGTTTGCCTTCACCCGCCTTGGGAAAGACGACTCTGCCGAACACCAACTGTGGTTTCACGCCACCGTGTTTAATCGCCCACGCCTGCAGTTCAGCCTCATCGAGTATTCCCGGATACCTCGAATGCACATTGACCCTGCCTTTATTGGGCACGATATCGATAGTCGCATTGAACATCTGATGCGCGTAGTCATGGAATGCCGGCCGTGCAAACTCGGGCATTTCATAGCGATCGTCGAGGATCTTGAACCCGACACCATTGGTCAATAGCGCCTCCACCGAGACCTGCGCCAGGTACTGATGCAGCAGTGCAGTATCCCGGCGCTCGCGCGCCTGCTCATATTGAAGGAAGACTTGCGGCAGGTTGGGTGCGTTACTGGGGGTTTCTCGCAAGAGCTGACGGGCCCGCAGATAGCCTGGAACCACCGTTTTCATGTCTTCGGGAATATTGTCCTGGACCCTTTCCCGGTCGTTTCGCCATTTTTGCATCGTGCAGCTGTTCTGGCAGGCCTGCTGTTCGGCGAAGGTGCCGTAACACACGCAATCGGCCTGAACCAATACCGGTGCGCCGAAGCAAAGCATCAGCAGCATGGCCTGCCAGAGCTTGTGGGGGATAAGCTGGGGGGTGTGTGAATCGATCATGGTTTCCGTCCTCGCCTCTGCACGAGCGTGGATGATCAGTCCAGATGCGTGGGACAGCGATTGCACTAGACCGGTTGCGGATTTAGAGCGACGAGCCGCAATGTCGCGACGATGACCTTACGTGCAGGAGGTTCGATCCACTCGATGATTGAGTGTAGGTGAAAGAAGGGACTGGCAGATTTTTTAGGGGGCTACTATTTAGATAGGCCCTGTAGCTTCTAAAAGGAGCGCACGATGAACGACGAACAGGTAGCACCCGAGACGCAAGGCGTTACGGTGAAGTTACTGGCAACGGTTGACCTTGGTCCTGAGATTGAGGGCATGGCAGGCCGCCAACTCAGAATGCGTATGGTGACTATCGAGCCCGGAGGCGTCTTTGGCCCGATTCACAACCATAAAGACCGGCCAGGCACCGTCTATATCCTGCAAGGAACGATCACTGATCATCGAAATGGAATTGCCAGGGACTATGCGCCGGGCGTGGGCTGGCCTGAGGACAGGAATACCACACACTGGCTTGAGAACAGGGGAACGGTTCCAGCGGTGGAGATATCGGTTGATATTGTCAGGCAAGAGTGAGCGCTGGGCCAACTGAATTGCACTGGGGTTTATGACTTCCGTACTGGCTGGGCGACTTGATGGCGCGCTACCAGTTGAGCAAAAAACCTGTTCGCCTCAGTGAACGTCAACAACGTGCTCGATAAGAAGTACTTCACCAATATTGGGTTCTACAGATCGTCGTATTACGGAGATCCGCGGAAGGTGATGGTGTCGACACGCTGGGATTTCTGACTTCTTGCTCGCATCTGCAAATAGCGCAGCAGGCAACAAAAAACTCATTCCTGTGGTGCGGTCATCCCCCAGCAATCTTTAACCGAGGCTACGAAACCTGCACAATTGCCGGCTTTTTCTCGACAGGAAGTCCGACCATGCAACGGATTGTGATTCTCGGCAACGCCGGTAGCGGCAAATCCACCCTCGCCCGCGCCCTCGGCAGACGCCTTGGCCTGCCCGTGGTGCACCTGGACACATTGTTCTGGGAGCCTGGCTGGGTCGAACCCGACGCTGAGCAATTCCGTGCGCGGGTCAGTGAAGCGATTGCACCGGATGCCTGGGTTTGTGAAGGCAACTATGCGCGGCGTACATTCGATCTTCGCCTGCCTCGCGCCGACTTGATCATCTGGCTCGATACGCCGAGGCTCATCTGTTTAACCCGGGTGATCGTGCGCAGTGTAATGAACCGCCCTCGCGCTGATCTGGCTGCAGGTTGTACGGAGAAGATTGACCGGGCGTTTTTGAGCTTTCTGAATTTTGTGTGGAATTTTGATCGTGGTTATCGTTCGGGCATTGAGGCGGTGCGGTTGGCTGTGGGGCCACATATTCCTACGATGCATTTGTGTGGTGACCGGCAGATTGCTGCATTTTTTGATGGCTGCATCAGCTGAAACCCTGTCTTGAGTAGATGGACAGCAGCAATCGCCACCGGTGGTAATACTGAGACAACCACGCTCGTATGGGATGAAGGACGAGCAGAATCGCACTCCATCAAGAACGTCCGGTTTTAGGTCGGTTGCAACCCTGTGCGACAGGCAGCAACCGGCCAAAAGCAGCCGGTCCACATTAGTTTAGACAGCGCCTGTTTTCTGAGTACAGGTAAAGACGCAGCCACACACCGCGATACCGGATGCAAATGCTTTAACCTCAGCAGCCTCATTCCTGTCGCATGACGAGAAGCGTGAAAACGAGCCCTCAACTACTCTTGGTATAGACACGCTTCGTGCAAATCCAGTAATGTCTCAGGCGAATTTAGTCTCGTACTTGATCTAGCAAAAAAGGCTGTCCGTCCTTGGTGCACTGCACCTTTATACGCTGATCGAAACGCTGAGTATCTCATGCTAGACACGGAAAGCGAGAGAAGCAAATAGTGCATACACTACGCCCATTCTGGAAGTTGCTTACCAGTTGGCGTCTACTTGTATTTTTATAAATAACGGCTAATCAGAAATGGCAAAAACTTCCAAAGGATCAATGAGAAAGATTGAAGTCTCATGCGTTGCATGGATTGACCTCCTTGCCTACGGTTCTCAAATCAGTGCCTCCGGTTTCAATCCGGCTCATGAATCTGCAAACTCTGCGATTCATCGCCTTGATCGTCTTCACCAAGCAGTAAGTGAGAAGGCAAACCGTTATTTTCCGACTCTTGCAATGAATGATGGAATAATCGCGTACCGCGATCTTTCCCCTCGATCACACAGCGTGACATATGACTTTTTAAATCGAAGCATCGATCTTTTTCACCATATAAACAATATTGACATGAATGAGCTAGGCCACCCTGGGGCTCGTATGGTGGTTGCCCCTGGATTCCGTGTTAGGCGAACCTTAAGCTTTGAAAAACACCTGAACGAAGGCAGAGGAAAAAGGATCAAGGAAAAACTTCGCGAAGGTTCCATAACACCAGAGCAAGCGGTCAACGAAGCACTGAAATCGCGACAGTTCTTCGATTCAACCCCAGAACTTCAAGGTAATTTTGCCTTAACTCGTGCTTATCTTGCTGACGAATCAGGCTCTGCCGCAGGTCTTGGTGGAGCTAACTGCTTTATCGACCTTAGTCTGTTCTCAAACCCGCATCCGGACTGGATTGCCTTCTCAAAAACTATCGAGTGGTCATCACGTGGCATGGCGGCTACCTTTGGCTGTCTCGATAAACTCGATCATGAAAAGGCCTCGTCAATTCAAAGCAAAGGAATTTTGGATGCATTCGAGATTGCTAAGACGCTCAGTGATGACCCTGACATTGAGGTCAAGCTGCGGCAAGAGCAATTCAGAATCGTCCGGTAGTGCAGTAAATTTAATCATTCACTCAATCACTAACTTGAGATGAAAGAAAGCCCACCACTTTACCAATTGTTTCTCCGACTACCTTCGGACTACCACGAGAATGAATAAACGAACTATACAAACATTCCTACAGTACGGTGTGTCGACTATCCTGGCCGAGAAAGCAAATCAAGCGGGGCTCACAGCCTCTAAGGCGCGAGCCCTCAGCCGGAAGGATATGGAGTTAAAGTACGGCTTGTCTGGGAACGAGGCGAAAGCTCTCTCTATTGCTGTCCGGCGCTCTGCAATAGACTCAGGCGTAGTGCAGTTGCTGCTTGAGCGCAGTAACTTCGTTTGCTGCGTATGTAAGGGCGTGAAGAGTCCCGCTTACATCATTCATCACATTGTTGAGTACGAAAAAACACAGGACAACAATTACAAAAACCTTGTCGTTCTATGTCCGACTGATCACGATCTAGCGCACCAAGGAGGGCTCACGCTCCGCCTGACCGACGATCAGATTCGCAGGGCGAAGACTTCCTGGGAAAAGCAAGTAGAATTGGCAAATGCTCAACGTGCCGCGCAGAAAATCGAAGTCAGCGATGACGCAATTGACTACGTAAACGTGAAGCGTATCGAAGAACTCTGTGTCCGACTTTTCAAGAGAATTCCGCAAACAGGGCTAACGGCCAGTCTCAAAGCGGCTGGCATCCTGAAGAAGGATGGCTCGTTTGATCAAAAGCACGTTCAGACTAATCTCTCAGGAGGTCGATACCTCTTTGACTACATTACGCACCAGGAGACAGAGCACTATAAGCAGCTGATGCAGGAAATCGCGAAGGTAGTCGATTTCATTGACTTAGGTGCGGCCGTATCAACGAGGTTGACACAGCTCAAGGGAGCTGAAGGAAAGTATGCCTTCTTCATCGGTGGAGTCCATGCGAAAGGGCCTGATCTACCAATAACCGCATCTACGCCTGCAGTGGTGATGTTCTACTCGCGGAAGAAACATCGCATTGAGTGGATTCTTGATCCAATCTTCTTGATGTCGATGTCCGCTATCGCTCGGATAGGCGGCACGAACCGTTACATCATCTATTGCTTGGTTCGAACGGTGGAGAAACTGGAAGATGGATCGGTGTTGGTGAAGGCGAGCCCCCTTCTTATCGCACAGCCGACAAAGTACGTCGACAAGACTCCTGCGATCAGTTATCAAAAAAGGTACGAGTGATATATCGCAGATGGGCTAGTCGAGGAGGACGTTTGAATCACTCCCATCTGAACGCTGGCAGCTACAAACACCTTGGGGTTGGAAGAAAAACATGTTGCTTGGTTCTCGACCACCGACTAGCGAGGCGATGCAAGGCAACTCGATGTTACTACCTGCTGACCGTGCGGCTGTTGGCTCGTCGTTTAGAAAGAGCATGGGTCTTCATGTGCTAAGAAGGTCTGACTTTGATAATCACGACCGAGCGCAACCGACCCAAAGCGGCCCTTCGCGAAGGGCCGCAATCGGCCAGAAGCAGTCATTCCACGACCAGAAAAAATGGTACGATTCAGATCTCGGTATTAGTGTGTTTTGTGGATATGTAAGCCCGCCAATGCTGACCAAGCGTTTTATTTCTGATTTGAAAGACACCTGGTAAGGCGGCAGGTGCTTTTTCTATCGCTGCATTATAGTCAACCATAAGAAGCAACACGTCGGACTCTGTGTACTTTCTCGCAGCTACGCTCTCTACGCGCTTGAATATTTCATCAATAGTAGTGGCGGAATTTCTATATGCTAAAAGCAACCCTAGTATGTCCGATGAAATTAAGAACACCACTGCTGCTATTAGTGCGCGCGAAAGATCTATTAAAGTTTCTGAAATTAGGGATGAAATCGCAACTCCACAAGCGCAAATTATGGACAGCATTAACACTGTAAATATGATGGTCATGATCTTGGCGCTAAACCGTTGCAGATCACGCGTCCAGTATGCGGACTCTTCTATCAGCTCTGATAGGCGCTTATAGCTTGGGGGTTCTCTGCTTGCGAAGTGATCCTCTTCTCGCGCACGCGGTCGGCCCAATGTAGAAATTTCGAAACCATCAATAATTCGTAATTTCTGTCCTGCGGGAGGAACCTTATCAAGTCCACTTATGAGTAAGACGGCCCGACGGGCCTGATCTCCAGCCGAACGATGTCGTTGCTGGCGCTGACTAAAGTGTACCCAAAGGAGCATGAGCAAAAGGCCAGCCCCAGCTGCGTGTAAAAGATATTTGTTGCCAATTAGATAGACTGAACATGCTGCAACCCAAGCGATTGCAAGCTGGGTGAATATCATTTTTATCTGAATGCGCTGGGCCTCATCTAGCTCACTGCGCTGATGAGTAAGTAAGTGGTCTACGCTGAAGGAACCCTCAACTTTATGTAATACAGATTTTATAAAAAATGTTTTCTTATGTGTATATTTATCAAGGTCATCGCAATGGGCCCTAGCGAGATTTTGCTTTAGCTCAGTGTATTCTTTTACTAGGCCTTGATCTGCGGCAAGCTCGTCTCGAAAAACAAGCATGTCTTGCCCCCATCGATCATTTGGACGGCATATGTGGAGATGAAAGCCATCCGAGTTGTCAGGTTGGCATTTGGTAAGGAAGTATCTCGGCGCCTCCTTATCGTACTCCTTCATGCGATAGCCAATTTTTTTTAATTTTTCTAAAATTTTTTCGACTGTCGACCAATGGTGAACTGAAACCAATATATCGATTATGGGCTTGCTTGGTAGGCCATCGACAGCTGTAGAGCCAACATGGTCGATAAAAAATTTTTCGCGTGTTGCAATTGCGCGAATAGCTTCGGCCTCTCTAGTGAACGTTTCTTTCCAAGCGAGGTCATGTTCGAAAATACTGATCACCTGCGTTGCAGATTCGAAACTGCAACTTGATTCAGGAATACTCATGAAAACACCTTGGTTTGAACTATATTAACTTTCGTGAGCTTTTTCGCCCGCGGCGTACCGACCTTTCCGCCTTTGAATTTACGCCGCAATAATCAACTACTGCCTTCACTTCAACCTCTATGCTTGATGGATATCAGTGGGGCCTGATTGCAGGGTGCCATGATGAATTAATGGTGTCTAGCCTAGCGATGGAAATGAACCGGGGTCTGCCCGGGGTCCCAGACGAGGCGCGGCGATTGATGCTGAACGAATACCAGGACGCATCGAGTGCGGCCTTAAAGGTCGGCTATGAAAACTCTTTCCAGTGAAATCGTGAATGTGCCCGGTTGTTTGGCGTGCGCGCCTAAGCGAGATATCGCGATAATGCGCGGCCAATCCGTCGACGCTTGTTTGCGCAACAACGGCGGATAAACGATTCCACATTTAGATACTTTCCATTTTGACTGACCGTTTCTGGCCGATTCCTGCCTGTCGCCACCGTCGGCTTTGGGCCGACAGTCAACACCGAAAAATCGCGAGACGAAAGCTCTGGAATGCGCTATTCGGCATGAGCGAAGTCTCATGCTCTATCTATGCCGAACCATTCCCCACGTCCGCCGGGGGGCAGCCTCGCTTGGGGAGACGCCTTGAGCATTGCGTACAAGAACTCCTTGAATAATTGCATTCGTCATGCCGGCCGATCCGGCACGCCGGATACTCGTCACATGGCGCTGGCCGAGTGCAGAAATCAGCCGTGCAGCAATGTTCAATCAAGCAAATTAAACACCCACGAAAGGCGCATGTTTAATCGTCCTACTGCTCACTTCCTGAAAGCTACAACACCTTGCGCCGTTGCCTACGGTTACGCCAGAATCCGCCGGCTTGTGCGCCTCTGCCCCGCTCGGTAACTTGATTCCCGTCACTGCCCATCAGTGATCGGGTTTAGCAGCCCGGGGTTATAAGTAAGGTACACAAGCTCTTGTCAGTCAGGCATTCCCATGCCTGCACTTGATGGTGGTTGTGCGCAGGGCGCCTTTGGGCGCGCCGGCTTTGCTAGCTTCCCCGGTCTGCTAACCTGCGTACAGCTGCCTCCCTCTCGTTTAGCAGCAGGAGGGCTGGCACCCAATCACGGAAGTCAGCTTATGTTTAAAGTAACGCCGAACCCGCCAGACACCGATCCGGCATCCCCCTACGAAAGCCCCGACTCAAACAAACTCAACGAAGCCGCCGAAAGCGCCCTCCCCCCCCACGCCCCCTCGACCGCCGACATCAAAGCCACCGCACGCACACCCAGCACCCTGTTCACCGTCGACCCGCACGCCACAACCGAAACCCTCGCGGTCTATCTGGTCGAGACGCTGGCCTCGGTCGACGTGATGGTTCATCACCTGGTGGATCATCTGGACGGCGGATCGCGCCACGCCCTGCTGGGTATTTCCAACAGCATCATGCTCGCGGAAATCACCGCGAACCGGATGCTGGATCAGATCGATCCACCCACTTGAGGCAGAAGCAAACCCGTCCGGTATCGATCTACAACCGTGAGCGTCCACACCTGTCTTTGAAATACAAAACGCCCGATGCGATGCATCGGGCGTTAGGGTGAAACGGGTGTAAACCTATTTCAGGACCAGACAGATTACAGCTTCGTCACAAAAGTCCGAGCCTGATACAGCACAAAGCTGCTAAGCACAATAATAACGGCGACTGCGAGCATGTCGGCGCCCGGAAAACCCCAGAAATCAGACATAGTGCTTCCTTAGTGATAATAGTAAGTGGCAACAACCATCAGGCCAGCGCTGTGTCGCGCATGCGTTGGCGACCAAAGTCGCTGACCCTGAACTTGAACAGCACTCGGCCGGGACCGAAATAGGCCTGATCATCCAGCGTCTCCTCAACACTTTCGATGATGCCGCTGGAGAACAGGTCCGTCAGGGTGACGCGGGTGTTGCCGCGCCAGTAGGCACCGCAAATACCGTATTCACTCATCAGCGCATCGGTGATTTGCCAGTCCCAGATGCCGACGTCCTGCTGATCGTTGATCAACTGGAGAATGCGGCCCTTCATATGCAGCTTATTCATGGCTTGCTCCAACCATCACGAGTTAACAGCATCAACGGCGGTGCCAGGTTTTTTGCTGTCGGTTGATACGGCGCGCACGACTTCGAGCACCTCATCACTTTCGGTGAACATCACAAACCCGCCCGCCACAAACAGCACCAGACCAGCCAGGAAGTTCCACTCGGGAAACTTCAGCGTGAAGGCGGCGAGGAAGATCACCGCAAACAAACCATACAGCGCGGCAATTGCTTGCCCGCGGCCGACGCCAATCAGTGGGAACGACTTGTACCAGGAGACGTAGCAGAACCCGAAAGTCACGCCCGCTAACGTCAGCCAGCCGATGGCCGCCCAATTGAATGTGGCGACCACCAGTTCGACTACCGGTTGATCGGTAAACAAATAGATGGCCGGCAAAATCAGTGCGACCCAATACAGCACTTCGGCGGTAAAACGCACTGTAATGCCTACATCCGGGTCGGCAACGTCGAGCCCGCGACCGGCGATTGCGCCTTCTACACCCCAGCCAATTGCAGCCATTGCACCGCCTAGATAGCCCAGCCAGCCGGCGTCACCGGTGCCGGTGATTTCAGCAATGATGCCGGGTGCATACACCGTCACACCGCCGGCCAGGATAATAAAAATACCCACGGCTGCACGCCGGGTGATTT carries:
- a CDS encoding cupin domain-containing protein; protein product: MNDEQVAPETQGVTVKLLATVDLGPEIEGMAGRQLRMRMVTIEPGGVFGPIHNHKDRPGTVYILQGTITDHRNGIARDYAPGVGWPEDRNTTHWLENRGTVPAVEISVDIVRQE
- a CDS encoding DMT family transporter; this translates as MNQPSLSQARSRFTTSSIRWGFTWALWCAVLWGAWYVPGSAVWFEAPYADLKYDTNAEFMLAAAVLTTFNAVAVLFFLFVWNGVLGKWGEYVRTIKQMRYISKWFFIGAIFGGPMAIFGSYLAIGYIGGAFAAISALMYPIIGATLARLWYQEKITRRAAVGIFIILAGGVTVYAPGIIAEITGTGDAGWLGYLGGAMAAIGWGVEGAIAGRGLDVADPDVGITVRFTAEVLYWVALILPAIYLFTDQPVVELVVATFNWAAIGWLTLAGVTFGFCYVSWYKSFPLIGVGRGQAIAALYGLFAVIFLAAFTLKFPEWNFLAGLVLFVAGGFVMFTESDEVLEVVRAVSTDSKKPGTAVDAVNS
- a CDS encoding DUF6124 family protein, which produces MFKVTPNPPDTDPASPYESPDSNKLNEAAESALPPHAPSTADIKATARTPSTLFTVDPHATTETLAVYLVETLASVDVMVHHLVDHLDGGSRHALLGISNSIMLAEITANRMLDQIDPPT
- a CDS encoding AAA family ATPase; translated protein: MQRIVILGNAGSGKSTLARALGRRLGLPVVHLDTLFWEPGWVEPDAEQFRARVSEAIAPDAWVCEGNYARRTFDLRLPRADLIIWLDTPRLICLTRVIVRSVMNRPRADLAAGCTEKIDRAFLSFLNFVWNFDRGYRSGIEAVRLAVGPHIPTMHLCGDRQIAAFFDGCIS
- a CDS encoding GrpB family protein, which gives rise to MSIPESSCSFESATQVISIFEHDLAWKETFTREAEAIRAIATREKFFIDHVGSTAVDGLPSKPIIDILVSVHHWSTVEKILEKLKKIGYRMKEYDKEAPRYFLTKCQPDNSDGFHLHICRPNDRWGQDMLVFRDELAADQGLVKEYTELKQNLARAHCDDLDKYTHKKTFFIKSVLHKVEGSFSVDHLLTHQRSELDEAQRIQIKMIFTQLAIAWVAACSVYLIGNKYLLHAAGAGLLLMLLWVHFSQRQQRHRSAGDQARRAVLLISGLDKVPPAGQKLRIIDGFEISTLGRPRAREEDHFASREPPSYKRLSELIEESAYWTRDLQRFSAKIMTIIFTVLMLSIICACGVAISSLISETLIDLSRALIAAVVFLISSDILGLLLAYRNSATTIDEIFKRVESVAARKYTESDVLLLMVDYNAAIEKAPAALPGVFQIRNKTLGQHWRAYISTKHTNTEI
- a CDS encoding TrkH family potassium uptake protein, translating into MSFSAIRLVGFILGIFLITLAVCMAIPMITLVVYGRSDDLSAFLWSSLISFVCGLLMIVRGRPDTGQLRPRDMYLLTTASWVVVCIFAALPMVFISHIGYTDAFFETMSGITTTGSTVLTGLDSASPGLLIWRSMLHWLGGIGFIGMAVAILPLLRVGGMRLFQTESSDWSEKVTPRSHVAAKYILVLYLGLTGIGALALWLAGMTPFEAVNHAMSLISTGGFSTSDASLGHWTQPAIHWVAVVIMILGSLPFTLYVASLRGNRRALIKDHQVRGFIGFLLVTSLAVGTWLCFHSDYGWWDAFRIVAVNVTSIVTTTGVAVGDYTLWGSFAVLLFFYLTFVGGCSGSTAGGLKIFRFQVAGALLVSSLKQLIHPRAVIQKKYNGHPIDEEILRSLLTFSFFFTITIAAIALGLALIGLDWTTALSGAATAVCNVGPGLGAIIGPAGNFSSLPDAAKWLLTVGMLLGRLEILTVLVLVTPVFWRY
- a CDS encoding HNH endonuclease signature motif containing protein, yielding MNKRTIQTFLQYGVSTILAEKANQAGLTASKARALSRKDMELKYGLSGNEAKALSIAVRRSAIDSGVVQLLLERSNFVCCVCKGVKSPAYIIHHIVEYEKTQDNNYKNLVVLCPTDHDLAHQGGLTLRLTDDQIRRAKTSWEKQVELANAQRAAQKIEVSDDAIDYVNVKRIEELCVRLFKRIPQTGLTASLKAAGILKKDGSFDQKHVQTNLSGGRYLFDYITHQETEHYKQLMQEIAKVVDFIDLGAAVSTRLTQLKGAEGKYAFFIGGVHAKGPDLPITASTPAVVMFYSRKKHRIEWILDPIFLMSMSAIARIGGTNRYIIYCLVRTVEKLEDGSVLVKASPLLIAQPTKYVDKTPAISYQKRYE